Proteins encoded within one genomic window of Bemisia tabaci chromosome 2, PGI_BMITA_v3:
- the LOC109037054 gene encoding uncharacterized protein isoform X5 produces MFISQLNSQSLKAKADGAGARRWRRLKKPTSFKEVVKIVSLLKQVGEPLKPKTELLNSIVLLLTETPTAWLLDLKSSGIVVDENIEAAASMNTANLDQIGSRKEKGTHCSDSSVQIIRMNEKQKMTQTQQVSEEDKLVFATEWDLYDTYRKLTSDADTETRLKGTSGSHNDAEIFQASECKRAVAIMQRLLASNNFHEEQALFMGLQKQKKFQTEF; encoded by the exons ATGTTTATCTCTCAGCTAAATAGTCAAAGTCTGAAAGCGAAAGCAGACGGAGCTGGCGCTAGGAGGTGGCGACGACTTAAGAAACCGACGAGCTTTAAAGAAGTTGTCAAAA tcGTATCTCTGCTTAAGCAAGTGGGTGAGCCGCTGAAACCCAAAACAGAACTCCTTAACAGCATTGTTCTTCTTCTTACTGAGACACCGACTGCGTGGCTTCTGGACCTCAAAAGCTCTGGCATTGTTGTTGATGAGAATATCGAGGCGGCTGCATCGATGAATACTGCCAATTTAGACCAG ATTGGCAGCCGTAAAGAAAAAGGAACACATTGTAGCGACTCCTCTGTGCAAATTATCAGAATGAATGAAAAGCAGAAGATGACTCAGACGCAACAGGTGTCAGAGGAG GACAAACTTGTATTTGCGACTGAATGGGACCTGTATGACACCTACCGAAAATTGACTTCCGATGCTG aTACTGAGACGCGGTTGAAAGGAACGTCAGGTAGCCACAACGATGCAGAAATATTTCAGGCATCTGAATGTAAACGTGCTGTTGCTATCATGCAGCGGCTACTGGCCTCCAATAATTTTCATGAGGAACAGGCTCTGTTTATGGgccttcaaaaacaaaaaa